A single window of Archangium gephyra DNA harbors:
- a CDS encoding RNA polymerase factor sigma-32, giving the protein MQLSTEQSSNSGSLAMYLSEINQYALLSVEEEQALARRFIKGDLAAGHRLVTSNLRFVVKVAYEYRSYGIKMSDLIQEGNIGLMKAVQKFDPDKGIRLISYAVWWIRAYIQNYILKSWSLVKLGTTQAQRKLFFSLARTRRELEKLGDADGSVVNVDEIAKRLHVKPGEVREMEQRMGGRDLSLDAPMGEDGGNSHVDFVVSASAPQDDEFADKEEAGLINARVRTALMRLDPRERFIIEQRVMNERPMTLKELGEHFGFSRERARQLEIRAKDKLKAELAALMAEVDPDTAASMQ; this is encoded by the coding sequence ATGCAGCTCTCTACTGAGCAATCGTCCAACTCGGGCTCGCTGGCCATGTACCTGTCGGAGATCAACCAGTACGCCCTGCTCTCGGTAGAAGAGGAGCAGGCCCTGGCCCGCCGGTTCATCAAGGGCGACCTCGCCGCGGGCCATCGCCTGGTGACCTCCAACCTCCGCTTCGTGGTGAAGGTGGCGTACGAGTACCGCTCCTACGGCATCAAGATGTCCGACCTCATCCAGGAGGGGAACATCGGCCTGATGAAGGCGGTGCAGAAGTTCGATCCGGACAAGGGCATCCGCCTCATCTCCTACGCGGTGTGGTGGATCCGCGCGTACATCCAGAACTACATCCTCAAGAGCTGGTCGCTGGTGAAGCTCGGGACGACGCAGGCCCAGCGGAAGCTCTTCTTCAGCTTGGCGCGCACGCGCCGCGAGCTGGAGAAGCTCGGTGACGCGGACGGCTCGGTGGTGAACGTGGATGAGATCGCCAAGCGGCTGCACGTGAAGCCCGGCGAGGTGCGCGAGATGGAGCAGCGCATGGGCGGGCGGGATCTGTCGCTGGACGCGCCGATGGGCGAGGACGGGGGCAACAGCCACGTGGACTTCGTGGTGAGCGCGAGCGCCCCGCAGGACGACGAGTTCGCGGACAAGGAGGAGGCGGGCCTCATCAACGCCCGGGTGCGCACGGCGCTGATGCGGCTGGATCCGCGCGAGCGCTTCATCATCGAGCAGCGCGTGATGAACGAGCGCCCCATGACGCTCAAGGAGCTGGGCGAGCACTTCGGCTTCTCGCGCGAGCGCGCCCGCCAGCTGGAGATCCGCGCCAAGGACAAGCTCAAGGCCGAGCTGGCCGCGCTGATGGCCGAGGTGGACCCGGACACCGCCGCGTCCATGCAGTAG
- a CDS encoding OPT family oligopeptide transporter has translation MSHGQPPISEDRVPIAQAATPLVHQPYVPATESRPELTLRGLALGSVLGIVFGASSVYLAVKVGLTVSASIPVAVLSIAIFRALGRSNILENTIVQTVGSAGESLAFGIAAALPALLLLGYDIDLMHAFLVASLGGVLGVLMMIPLREGLIVHEHGKLTYPEGTAAADVLVVGEEGGTNARTVVLGFGVGGLYKFAYAGLHLFKEVVGTALGWVKTTAAGVAQRVGYTGGSVSMEVSPELLGVGYIIGPQVASITFAGGVLSYLILIPLITFFGSGLQQPLLQPDGTLIRDMDPDTVRDAYVLYIGAGAVATGGLVSLLRSLPTIINAFRRGLDTLLASRRKEAAPMLLRTEQDLPITVVLAGSALLVLTIWLAPPLHVNLMSALLIVVCGFFFVTVSARITGEIGSSSNPISGMVVATLLLTCLVYLMLGWTSAEDRFMALTTAAIVGIAASNGGTTAQDLKTAFLVGGTPRRQQIALFVGVLTSSLLIGLVLVVLNRGATTIIPETHPGQTVSVVGDQTRTQHTYPWGVSDQALAARGVKLAELKGPLWKQGLEVAQGPGGDPELRSWNAQPVERVAATEVRLASGQTVKVSELGTVTPGRERTWRVGYVRGADTPVPTGTYLVDEGGAIHYVVDPGIGGRITSYEGVALTRYPAPKAQLFALIIDGILTQKLPWDLVLVGVFIALMLELCGVSSLPFAVGAYLPISSTAPIFVGGMVRYVVDKVRGGSAAESEFSPGTLLSSGYIAGGAIAGVLIAFLEIASDGAWTRAIDIPGLLGDTPFSRFLQESNPWGLGFFAVLTVLLLLTGLRGESGAQARPAK, from the coding sequence TTGTCCCACGGCCAACCGCCGATCTCCGAGGATCGCGTCCCCATCGCCCAGGCGGCCACGCCCCTGGTCCACCAACCCTACGTGCCGGCCACCGAGTCCCGGCCGGAGCTGACGCTGCGCGGGCTGGCGCTTGGCTCGGTGCTGGGCATCGTCTTCGGGGCCTCGTCGGTGTACCTGGCGGTGAAGGTGGGCCTGACGGTGTCCGCCTCCATTCCGGTGGCGGTGCTGTCCATCGCCATCTTCCGGGCGCTGGGCCGCTCCAACATCCTGGAGAACACCATCGTCCAGACGGTGGGCTCGGCCGGCGAGTCGCTCGCCTTCGGAATCGCCGCGGCGCTGCCCGCCCTGCTGTTGCTGGGCTACGACATCGACCTCATGCACGCCTTCCTGGTGGCGTCGCTGGGCGGCGTGCTGGGCGTGCTGATGATGATTCCGCTGCGCGAGGGCCTCATCGTCCACGAGCACGGCAAGCTCACCTACCCCGAGGGCACCGCCGCGGCGGACGTGCTCGTCGTGGGCGAGGAGGGCGGGACGAACGCCCGCACGGTGGTGCTCGGCTTCGGCGTGGGAGGGCTCTACAAGTTCGCCTACGCGGGCCTGCACCTCTTCAAGGAGGTGGTGGGCACGGCGCTGGGCTGGGTGAAGACGACGGCGGCCGGGGTGGCGCAGCGGGTGGGCTACACGGGCGGCTCGGTGTCCATGGAGGTGAGCCCGGAGCTGCTCGGTGTGGGCTACATCATCGGCCCCCAGGTGGCGTCCATCACCTTCGCGGGTGGCGTGCTCAGCTACCTCATCCTGATTCCGCTCATCACCTTCTTCGGCAGCGGGCTCCAACAGCCGCTGCTGCAACCGGACGGCACCCTCATCCGGGACATGGATCCGGACACGGTGCGGGACGCGTACGTGCTGTACATCGGCGCGGGCGCGGTGGCCACCGGAGGGCTCGTCAGCCTCCTCCGCTCGCTGCCCACCATCATCAACGCCTTCCGGCGCGGGCTGGACACCTTGCTGGCCTCGCGGCGCAAGGAGGCGGCGCCCATGCTGCTGCGCACCGAGCAGGACCTGCCCATCACCGTGGTGCTGGCGGGCAGCGCGCTGCTCGTGCTGACCATCTGGCTGGCGCCGCCGCTGCACGTCAATCTCATGTCCGCGTTGCTCATCGTCGTATGCGGCTTCTTCTTCGTGACGGTGAGCGCGCGGATCACCGGGGAGATCGGCTCCTCGTCCAATCCCATCTCCGGCATGGTGGTGGCCACGCTGCTGCTCACGTGCCTCGTGTACCTGATGCTGGGGTGGACGAGCGCCGAGGACCGCTTCATGGCGCTCACCACCGCGGCCATCGTGGGCATCGCGGCCTCCAACGGCGGCACCACGGCGCAGGACCTGAAGACGGCCTTCCTGGTGGGAGGAACGCCGCGGCGGCAGCAGATCGCCCTCTTCGTGGGCGTGCTCACCAGCTCGCTGCTCATCGGGCTGGTGCTGGTGGTGCTCAACCGGGGCGCCACCACCATCATCCCCGAGACGCACCCGGGCCAGACGGTGAGCGTGGTGGGCGACCAGACGCGCACGCAGCACACGTACCCGTGGGGCGTGTCGGATCAGGCGCTGGCGGCGAGGGGCGTGAAGCTCGCCGAGCTGAAAGGCCCCTTGTGGAAGCAGGGCCTCGAGGTGGCACAGGGACCGGGTGGCGATCCCGAGCTGCGGAGCTGGAACGCGCAGCCGGTGGAGCGCGTGGCGGCCACGGAGGTGCGGCTGGCGTCGGGACAGACGGTGAAGGTGTCGGAGCTCGGCACGGTGACGCCGGGCCGCGAGCGCACCTGGCGCGTGGGCTACGTGCGGGGCGCGGACACGCCGGTGCCCACGGGCACGTACCTGGTGGATGAGGGGGGAGCCATCCACTACGTGGTGGACCCGGGCATCGGCGGCCGCATCACCAGCTACGAGGGCGTTGCGCTCACCCGCTACCCCGCGCCCAAGGCGCAACTCTTCGCGCTCATCATCGACGGCATCCTCACGCAGAAGCTGCCATGGGACCTGGTGCTGGTGGGCGTCTTCATCGCACTGATGCTGGAGCTGTGCGGCGTGTCATCGCTGCCCTTCGCGGTGGGCGCGTACCTGCCCATCTCCAGCACCGCCCCCATCTTCGTGGGCGGCATGGTGCGCTACGTGGTGGACAAGGTGCGCGGGGGCTCCGCCGCCGAGTCCGAGTTCTCCCCCGGCACCCTGCTCTCCTCGGGCTACATCGCCGGAGGGGCCATCGCGGGCGTGCTCATCGCCTTCCTGGAGATCGCCAGCGACGGAGCCTGGACGCGCGCCATCGACATTCCGGGGCTGCTCGGCGACACACCGTTCTCGCGCTTCCTGCAGGAGTCCAACCCGTGGGGCCTGGGCTTCTTCGCCGTGCTCACCGTGCTGCTGCTCCTCACCGGCCTCAGGGGCGAGAGCGGCGCGCAAGCCAGACCCGCGAAGTAG
- a CDS encoding Kelch repeat-containing protein — MPQWMTKAFLFLFAGAWLAIAGCTPEPTTGSAQVLASFQQAASASGVTRVTLTVSGPDMEPLGLALTKTDDVWSGTLGGIPAGAGRVFAADAFDASGKALFSGKAPDVTITGGKTAVVAITLQELDPAPPFENSIPSIDSLSASASHVEPGGMLTLRATAHDPDTGDALTVSWEATQGSFGSAASLTTTWTAPLTPGTVTLRLKVTDPHGATATLELTVNVTAGTGLADVTVTLNSWPRVSSMNASPYRVDVGETLTAEVNVTDANGDAPTYAWTAGCAGTWVDATSRGARFTPTARPAGTGCGSCPLTVTVSDGHGGQSTGTLHVCVGPRVTVRFAPEVVGTYQSADTLPVEGGVVLRVSAADPQGSALTFAWAASTGEVGAPANTATSSEVIWTAPGGLPEGTTAVITATVSNALGLSTTATFRVKGTGTGAPSGPGSWASAGNVSTVRADHSATLLPSGKVLVAGGFQLSGSTRNYFNSAELYDPTTGTWTSTGSMAVGRRYHTATLLASGKVLVVGGEASAGVVLNSAELYDPATGTWSSAGAMAAGRQYHTSVRLPSGKVLVLGGASGGVSKASSELYDPETGTWSSTGNMSVARTYTTATLLPSGKVLVAGGISGTTYASAELYDPVTGTWSLTGSMLSARRYHLAVLLPSGKVLVGGGFGSSGVLAASELYDPATGTWTATGSLGTQRAIQEAVLLPSGRVLVAGGTTDSSTYLSSAELYDPAAGKWTPAGSMAAARRWFTLTRLSSGKVLAVAGLQNGIYLSSAELYTP, encoded by the coding sequence TTGCCACAGTGGATGACGAAGGCGTTTCTCTTCCTGTTCGCGGGGGCGTGGTTGGCCATCGCGGGTTGTACCCCCGAGCCCACCACGGGCTCGGCGCAAGTGCTGGCCTCCTTCCAGCAGGCCGCTTCCGCCAGCGGCGTCACGCGCGTGACGTTGACCGTCAGCGGGCCAGACATGGAGCCGCTCGGCCTGGCCCTGACGAAGACGGATGACGTCTGGAGCGGCACGCTCGGCGGCATCCCCGCGGGAGCAGGGCGCGTCTTCGCCGCGGACGCCTTCGATGCCTCCGGCAAGGCGCTCTTCTCGGGGAAGGCTCCAGACGTCACCATCACCGGGGGCAAGACGGCGGTGGTGGCCATCACGCTGCAGGAGCTCGATCCGGCTCCTCCCTTCGAGAACTCGATTCCCTCCATCGACTCCCTGTCCGCCTCGGCGAGTCACGTGGAGCCCGGAGGCATGCTCACGCTGCGGGCCACCGCGCATGATCCCGACACGGGGGATGCCCTCACGGTGTCCTGGGAGGCCACGCAGGGCAGCTTCGGCTCGGCGGCCAGCCTCACCACCACGTGGACGGCACCCCTGACGCCGGGGACCGTCACCCTGCGGTTGAAGGTGACGGACCCGCACGGGGCCACCGCGACTCTCGAGCTCACCGTGAACGTCACCGCGGGGACGGGCCTGGCCGACGTCACCGTCACGCTCAACTCCTGGCCTCGCGTCTCGAGCATGAATGCCTCGCCCTACCGGGTGGACGTGGGCGAGACGCTGACGGCGGAGGTGAACGTGACGGATGCGAATGGCGACGCGCCCACCTACGCGTGGACCGCGGGCTGCGCCGGAACCTGGGTGGACGCCACCAGCCGCGGCGCGCGCTTCACGCCGACCGCCCGGCCGGCCGGCACGGGCTGCGGGAGCTGCCCCCTCACCGTGACCGTGTCGGACGGGCATGGAGGCCAATCGACGGGGACGCTGCATGTCTGCGTGGGGCCCCGCGTCACCGTGCGGTTCGCGCCGGAGGTCGTGGGCACCTACCAGTCCGCGGACACGCTGCCCGTAGAGGGCGGCGTCGTCCTCCGCGTGTCGGCGGCGGATCCGCAGGGCAGCGCCCTGACGTTCGCGTGGGCGGCCAGCACCGGGGAGGTGGGCGCGCCGGCGAACACCGCCACCTCGAGCGAGGTCATCTGGACGGCCCCCGGCGGCCTGCCCGAGGGCACCACCGCGGTCATCACGGCCACGGTGAGCAACGCCCTGGGGCTCTCCACCACGGCCACCTTCCGCGTCAAGGGAACCGGAACCGGAGCGCCGAGCGGGCCCGGCTCGTGGGCGTCCGCGGGCAATGTCTCCACGGTCCGTGCCGACCACTCGGCGACCTTGCTGCCTTCGGGCAAGGTGCTGGTGGCGGGAGGCTTCCAGTTGAGTGGAAGCACCCGCAACTACTTCAACTCGGCGGAGCTGTATGACCCCACCACGGGGACGTGGACTTCCACCGGCAGCATGGCGGTGGGCCGCCGCTACCACACCGCGACGCTGCTGGCTTCCGGGAAGGTATTGGTCGTGGGCGGGGAGGCCAGTGCGGGTGTCGTGCTCAACAGCGCGGAGCTGTACGACCCGGCGACGGGCACCTGGAGCTCCGCGGGCGCCATGGCCGCGGGGCGCCAGTACCACACCAGTGTGAGGCTGCCCTCGGGCAAGGTGCTGGTGTTGGGAGGAGCCAGCGGCGGTGTTTCGAAGGCCAGCAGCGAGCTGTATGACCCGGAGACGGGGACCTGGTCTTCCACTGGGAACATGTCGGTGGCCCGCACGTACACCACCGCGACGCTGCTGCCCTCGGGCAAGGTGCTGGTCGCGGGCGGAATCAGCGGTACGACCTACGCCAGCGCGGAGCTGTATGATCCGGTGACGGGCACCTGGAGCCTCACGGGCAGCATGCTGTCGGCCCGGCGCTACCACCTTGCCGTGTTGTTGCCCTCGGGCAAGGTGCTGGTGGGTGGAGGGTTCGGGTCGAGCGGCGTGCTGGCCGCCTCGGAGCTGTATGATCCGGCGACCGGCACGTGGACCGCGACAGGCAGCCTGGGCACGCAGCGCGCCATCCAGGAGGCCGTGCTGCTGCCCTCGGGCAGGGTGCTGGTCGCGGGAGGAACCACCGATAGCTCCACGTACCTCAGCTCCGCGGAGCTGTATGACCCGGCGGCCGGCAAGTGGACTCCGGCGGGGAGCATGGCGGCGGCCCGGCGGTGGTTCACCCTCACGCGCCTGTCCTCCGGCAAGGTGTTGGCGGTTGCGGGCCTCCAGAACGGCATCTACCTGTCGAGCGCGGAGCTGTACACGCCCTGA